DNA from Rhinolophus sinicus isolate RSC01 linkage group LG16, ASM3656204v1, whole genome shotgun sequence:
CTTACTCCATTCAGTTCTTGCTCAAATGTCCTTCATGGAGGAGGGTTTTCTAAACGGCGGAGGCTACCGGAACCTTCTCATGACGGTTCCATCACTGCTTTCCTGTCTTCTCAGCACTACCTGAAGTTCATACTGGTTTTTCTGTCCGTCACTGCTCTTGAGAGGGCTGTTGACCTGCCTGTCTTGCCTGCCAACACATCCCTAAGCAGCTAGAAGAGATGTTTGTGGTGGTGGCGGCAGGGACAACAGCATGAGGAACTGGGTGGAAGTGAAGGTTATGGGATGGAGGCCTGGCTTTGCTTCCCTTGACCTTGGGCAGGCCACTCCACTAGTCAGCATTTCTCCACCTTTGTTTGGATTGCTGGGGGACTTAGAAAACTAGAACTCTGTAAGCGGTAGGGACAGGTGAGGGGTGGCCGCAGGGGAGCCATCTCTGGTCCGAGTCTCCAGCTTTCCTACTTGCTTTCATGCTCTTTCTGTGCCTGTGGTTTTTCCCTGAAGCAGTTTGACTCCCCCAGGAAACCCAGGCCACTTCCAGGCCGATGTGAAGGGTGTAGTCTGTGGTGGCCGCCACCATCTGCTGCTGTTGAGGTGATCATTTGAGACACTCAACACAGGGCCTGCCACCCACAGACCAGACTCCAGACTTCTTTTTTTGGAGCCCTGAATATCGTTAGGTACTTAAGAATGAATTTAACCTGAAGCTAAACTAGCTCTGTGCCATTTTCATGGATGCAGATAAGGGACTTGAGTTTCCTGGGAAATGCTGAAAACGCTCGGGGCGCCTCAGTTTTAAAGTGGCTGCAAGTGCTTTTAAAGGGAAAGTTGACCCAAGAGCCCTCTGATGACGGCAGAAGGTGAGGGCTGGCACAGCAGGTGTGCTTCGTCTGTCCTCTGGGAGAGGGACTCTGGAAAGAGCCGGAGGACAaactgaaaagaataaataaaagaagtccCAAAGGCCAGTAGGAACTTAGCTGCTGGCCTGTGGGATAACGTGCTCTTGGGACCAGGGAGGCGGAGGCGGGGCATGGCCCGGCCCGGGGCGGGCCCGGCTCTCACGGCTCTTTCCTCGCAGGGCCACCATGTTCCGCAGGCTGGGCTGGCTGGTCCTGTACAGTCTCGCTGTGCTGCTGCTCAGCTGCCTGCTCTTCCTGAAGAAGGAAGCCAAGCCGGCAGGGGGCTCCATGGTGCGCCAGCCCTTCTGGGCTCCCCCAGGGCCCCGCCGCAGCCAGTGTCCCCCCAACCACACGGTGGCTAATGCCTCCCTGTCCCTGCCTAGCCGTCACCGCCTCTTCTTGACCTATCGCCACTGCCGCAACTTCTCCATCTTGCTGGAGCCTTCAGGCTGTGCCAAGGACATCTTTCTGCTCCTGGCCATCAAGTCGCAGCCCGGCCACGTGGAGAGGCGTGCGGCCATCCGCAGCACATGGGGTCGGAAGGGGGACTGGGCCAGGCGCCGGCAGCTGAAGCTGGTGTTCCTCCTCGGGGTGGCAGGCcctgcacccccagcccagctgctGGCCTATGAGAGTCGGGAGTTCGATGATATTCTCCAGTGGGACTTCGCTGAGGACTTCTTCAACCTGACGCTCAAGGAGCTGCACCTGCAGCGCTGGGTGGCCGCTGCCTGTCCCCAGGCCCACTTCATGCTAAAGGGAGATGATGATGTCTTTGTCCACGTCCCCAATGTGCTGGAGTTCCTGGATGGCTGGGACCCAGCGAAAGACCTCCTGGTGGGAGACGTCATCCGCCAGGCTCTGCCTAACAGGAACACCAAGGTCAAATACTTCATCCCACCCTCCATGTACAGGGCTCGCCACTACCCGCCCTatgctgggggtggagggtatGTCATGTCCAGGGCCACTGTGCAGCGCCTCCAGGCAGCCGTGGAAGAGGCTGAACTCTTCCCCATCGATGACGTGTTTGTGGGTATGTGCCTGAGGAAGCTGGGGGTGAGCCCCATGCACCATGCTGGCTTCAAGACGTTCGGAATACGGCGGCCCCTGGACCCCCTGGACCCCTGCCTGTACAGAGGGCTCCTACTGGTGCACCGCCTCAGCCCCCTGGAGATGTGGACCATGTGGGCACTGGTGACAGATGAGGGGCTCAAGTGCGCGGCTGCCCCCATGTCCCAGCTCCGAGTGGGCTGAGTGAGAGGACTGAGTGTAGATTTTCCCACCGTGATGAGAAATTGAGAACCTTGAAACTTGACCCATGCTGATCACCAGGAAACGCTGACTTAGTTTTTGTAACCCCCTCCCAAACTTTTCTAACTTTGATTAAAAACACTGAAACCTGGCTAACTTGTTGAATGGGAGCCACAGCAAAGCTGCCAGAACTCCATGTGGGACTCCTACAGCCCCTTAGGGCTCTGCCAGTCTGGGGGGTGAAGGTGGGAGGCCGCATAGGGCCCcagaagacacacacatacatacattttcttttttaaatgcaaaaaaaattattctcCTTCAAATACAATAGAGAAACTCGAAGGAAAGAAGGACACGAGAAGCGTGTGTTGGAGTAAGTCCTGTTGACAGTACCAGGTAAACATTCTGCATTTAGTCTCTTAAGAATAATGGACTGCTGTTGGCTCCTTGGCCTGGGCAGTGGGGCCAGGTCACAGAAGGCATCAGAAACACTTAAAAAGACATCTTACAAACAGGACAGGctcccccctctccccaaacTCACATCCCTATGGAGGGAGCAAACACTAAAGCCTATCTGAAAAGGTAAGGTCGGAGACTGAGTGAGTGAGGTTCAACAGCTACAGAACTTGTGGGCATGGCACAAAAGGAGCCCTCTCTCTGGCCAGGTTGGTGAGATGCTGTGGGTGGGAGGACGGGGAGCGGTGTCCGGGCTAAGAACCAGGTCTGTCCGGTACGACTGGGACCACGGGGGAGGGTCAGGCACACAGCTCCCCAAGGCACACAGCTCCCTTCTGGCCTTCACCTCTCCCTGCAGAGGAAGCTGTGCCCACCCAGGCTGGTGGGCAGACACTGGGCGGCGCGGGCCCTCAGTCCTCTCGCAGGTAGGCCTCCGGCTCCGACTCCGCCCTCTCGTCCGTGT
Protein-coding regions in this window:
- the B3GNT4 gene encoding N-acetyllactosaminide beta-1,3-N-acetylglucosaminyltransferase 4, which codes for MFRRLGWLVLYSLAVLLLSCLLFLKKEAKPAGGSMVRQPFWAPPGPRRSQCPPNHTVANASLSLPSRHRLFLTYRHCRNFSILLEPSGCAKDIFLLLAIKSQPGHVERRAAIRSTWGRKGDWARRRQLKLVFLLGVAGPAPPAQLLAYESREFDDILQWDFAEDFFNLTLKELHLQRWVAAACPQAHFMLKGDDDVFVHVPNVLEFLDGWDPAKDLLVGDVIRQALPNRNTKVKYFIPPSMYRARHYPPYAGGGGYVMSRATVQRLQAAVEEAELFPIDDVFVGMCLRKLGVSPMHHAGFKTFGIRRPLDPLDPCLYRGLLLVHRLSPLEMWTMWALVTDEGLKCAAAPMSQLRVG